From Pirellulales bacterium:
GGACCGCCCAGGCTGAAACGGTCTAACGGTTTCTCTCGCGCTGTCGCCGTTTTGTCGTGATACGCAGGCTGCCCGTTCGGGCGGCCCGCTCGTTCTCTCTGTGCCGCCGTTGGCCCCCGCGGTTCGCTTTCACTCGTTGAGTCGGTCACCGGGCCGTCTGCGCCACGACTTGCTTTGGCCCAGACCGGCGATGGAACGAGGAAGCCATGATTGGAACGCCGGGCATCATCATTCTGATTGTCGCCACCTTCGCGGCCAGCGTGCTGCTGTTGAAGGGCTACGACTATCTGCGCCAGAAAGACGCCGAGACCCGCGCCCGGGAAACCGTCGAGAAGGCCGATCGCGAGATTGATGCCCGACGCCGCGAGGCCGAGCTGGAGATCAAGGAAACGGCCATCCTGCAGCGGGCCGAAGGCGAAAAGGAGATGAGCGTCCTGCGGCAGGAGCTGCACGAGCGCGAACGCCTGCTGGACAAGCGGCAAGATGCTCTGGAACAGCAGGCCGACCAGCTTCGCAAGCAGGAGAAGATGGTCGAGAACAACCAACGCAAGCTGGCCGATCGCATCGAAGAAACGACGCGCCGTCAGGACGAGCTGGGCAAGCTGCTGGAGGAGCAGCGGCGCGCCCTGCACCACATCAGCGCACTCAGCCAGGAGGAAGCCACGCGGCGGCTGTTGAGCATGCTCGACGCCGAGCTGCAACATAAGTCGGGCGCGATCATCATGCGGCACGAAAAGCAGATGGCCGACATCTGCGAAGAGAAGTCGCGCGAAATCCTGCTCACGGCCCTGCAGCGCTACGCCGCCGCTCACACCGCCGAAAGCACCACCAGCACCGTCGACATTCCCAACGACGACATGAAGGGACGGATTATCGGCCGCGAGGGGCGCAACATCCGGGCCTTCGAGAAAGCGACCGGCGTCGACGTGATCATCGACGATACGCCGGGCGTGGTGATCGTCAGCGGCTTCGACATGGTCCGCCGCGAGGTTGCCCGGATCGCGCTGGCCAAGTTGATCGCCGACGGCCGCATCCATCCCTCGCGCATTGAAGAGGTGGTGGTCGCGACGCAGGCGGAGCTGGAGCAGCACTTGCAGAAGCTCGGCCAAGAAGCGGCCCACGAGGCCGACGTGCCGGGCCTGCACGAACGTGTGATTCATCTTCTCGGCCGGCTGCGGTTCCGCACCAGTTACAGCCAGAACGTGCTGCGGCACTCGATCGAAGTGGCCTTTCTCACCGGCATGCTGGCCGAAGAGATCGGCCTCGACCCGCGGTTGGCGCGCCGTTGCGGCCTGCTGCACGACATCGGCAAGGCGGCCGACCATGAGGCCGAAGGGGGCCATCCCAAGATCGGCGCCGATCTGCTCAAGCGTTACGGCGAAGGGCCGGAAGTGGTGCATGCCGCGCTGGGCCATCACGACGACCTGCGCCTCGAAAACCCCTATACGGTCTTGGTGGCCGCGGCCGATGCGTGCAGTGCCTCGCGTCCCGGCGCCCGCCGCGAGACGCTGGAGCGTTACATCAAGCGGATGGAAGAACTGGAAACGATCGCCGGCGGCTTTCCCGGCGTCGAACAGGCCTTCGCCATTCAGGCCGGCAGGGAACTGCGGGTGCTCGTCCGCTCGAAAGACACCACCGACGCCAGCGCCGCCAAAATCTGCTTCGATATCGCCAAGGCGTTCGAGGATCAACTGACTTATCCGGGCGAAATCAAGGTGACGGTGCTTCGCGAGTCGCGGTTTACGGAGATTGCTCATTGAGACTTCTGCTCATTGGCGACATTGTCGGCAAGCCGGGCCGCCAGATCGTGGTGCAGGCGGTGCGCGGGCTGATCGAACGCGAACATCTCGATCTGGTGGTCTGCAATGCGGAAAACATCGCCGGCGGTTCGGGCATCACGCCGGAGCTCTATCGCGAGTTGATCGCCGCGGGCGTCGACGGCATTACCCTGGGCGACCATATCTACCGCCGCCGCGAGATCAACCCGGTGCTGGAATCGGCCGGCAACATCGTCAAGCCCGCGAATTTTCCGCCGACGGCCCCAGGCCGTGAGTTCATGATCCTGCCTGCCCGAAACGGCGTTTCGGTGGCGGTCGTCAGTCTGCTGGGCCGGGTGTTTATGCGGCCGGTCGACTGTCCCTGGGCGGCGGCCGACCGCGTGCTGGCCCAGCTTCCCGCCGAGGTGAAGGTGATCCTGGTCGACTTTCACGCCGAGGCCACCAGCGACAAGCAGGTGATGGGCCGCTATCTCGACGGGCGCGTTTCGGCCGTGTTGGGAACGCACACGCACGTGCCGACGGCCGACGAGCAGATTTTGCCGGGCGGGACCGCCTTTCAATGCGACGTGGGCATGACCGGCCCGCACGAAAGCATTTTGGGCCGCCGCATCGACCGCGTGATGGAGACCACCCGCACCTTCAACCCCACGCATTTTGACGTGGCCACGGGCGACGTGCGCCTCAACGGCAGCATCGTCGACGTCGATCCCGCGACCGGGCGCGCTTTGGCCATCCAGCGGCTCTGTTTCAAGGGTGAGATATAACCCACAGGACCGCTTACACGCCACAGGCAAAAGGCTGATTCCATTGAGCACCGAATGGGAGCGTGTGCGCGAATTCCCGTCGGGCCTTCGCGAGCGGTGCGCCGCCGACGGCGGCTACGTGGCCATCGTGGAGGTCTGCGGTTTCAACGACTGGCTGTTGAAGTTGCTGCCGGAGTACGGCTGCCGCGACGTCGTGCTGATTCAAGCGGACGAGCGCAGTCGCGAGAATACGGACCGTCGCGACGCGAGCCGGTTGAGCGAGTTGCTGTGGATCAACCGCCGCTGCCGGGTCCCGGCGCGCCGGGGTTGCCCGCCGTGTCGTTCTGGCCGTTCTGGCCCGCTCGCGCCGCCGCTGTCCTGGCCCGAGTCGCGCCAAGGGCCATCGGCGCGTCGGCGCCGACCGTTGTGAGCGGCCGGCGCCGACGCAGCCGATCGGTCACTTCACGACTGCTTGCTGATGAATGGATTGTCAAAGAACGCGGTGCGCCGCGAGCCCCCTCGCGACGCTACTGGCCCCTCATGGCTGCCTCTGTTGATTCGCAAATTGGACCCATCCCGCGTACTGTGTCCTAATGCACCACCTTGGGCCACAGCGACCAGTTGTCGCGGTACTTGTCGAGCGAGATTCCGTTGCACTCGACGCCGTGTTGGCTGAAGGAGATGTGCAGCACGATGCGGCGGCCGTGGTCGGTGAGGTGGCCGACGCCCTGGAACTCCCAGAGATATTCCAGTTCGCTGCGTGAAATGACGAGAAACTCGCGTCGGCCGTCGGGGTGCATGAGGACCAGCACGTAGTTCAGATCGGGCTGTCGGGGCGTCCGCAACTGGTCCAGCGAGATGTTGAACGCTCCCGACACGCGTTTCTTTCCTTTGCCGGTGGCGCTTTTGACCTGCACGCGGTACAGCAGGCCGCTGCGGTCGTGGACCACGTAAAGATCGTCGCCGCGGTCGACTTCGGGCACGGCCACGTTATAGCCGCGCTCCAGCAGCACGGCCAGCACGGCCATTTGTCCGCTCCGACCGACATAAGGGTTCTGCCTGCTCGACATCGTTTTTCATCTCCATCGACAAACGCGACATTCTGCGACACGCCGATAACGTATCATAAGTACATTATCATTGCAAGCACTCAACAGAGAAGTGTTCGTGTTTTATCACCGGCCTGCCTGCCGCCGGGGTTGGCCGGCGAGCGGGGATTTCGGGGTGCCATTCGCAGGTGCCCCGGCGGTCTGGTAGAATAATGGTGCATAGCAAGCAAGGGGGTTGTTCCGAAAGTAGTGCCTTGGCGACACGACCACAGGTTCCCATCATGACCACCGTAGGCCAGGCGATTGACGAGCTGCTGCTCGCTATCGAGTGCTTCACCCCCGACGATTGCAAAGACCAGTACATCATTTCCCGCTTTGAAATAGGACCCGGCAATTCGTTCGCCACAGCACGGCGACTGGATTACCGATAACCAAGCGCGGCGAACCGTTCGCTTTTCTCCACGGCCCACTCGTCGGCCTCCGCCTTTTTGCGATACGCTTTCAAAAACGCCGATGCCTTCCCCAGGTCGCGAAGCTGTTCATAAACCGTTACGAGCCGCCGGAGAATCGCCGGGCGGCCGGGAAAATCGCGATTCAACTGCAGGAGGACCTCGCATGCTTCATTGAACCGCGCTTGCAGACCAAGAATTGAGGCCCTTTTAAACAACAAGTCGGGCGTCTCGCCCTCCTCGGCAATCATCTGGTTCAGTAATCGTTCCGCGCGATCGACGTTTCGTGTCTCCAAGCAGCATTTGAGCGCGAGTTGCTTGATGTCGCGTTGAACGGTCGAGGGGGTCTCTACAAGACGCGGATTCTCGTCGAGATATTTCAGGCAGTCGAAATATCGCCCGTCTCGCGCGGCGGCATTGAGCATCATTAAGAACGCGTGGGCATCGCCCGACGCCTCGAATTCCAAGCGGGCCGCGTTTTCCGCCGATTTGTAGTCCGACTTTTCCAGATATCCGACCACATCCGACGACCAATCGGCCACCGCGCGTTTGAAAACCGAGTGCGTTTTCTCAGCCACGTAGTCGAGCTGTGCCCGCCGGGCCTTTTCTGTTGCGCGGATCAATTCGCCGACCGACGTCCAGCGGTCGTTCGGATCGCGGGCCATGGCCCGCAAAATGACTTCCTCCAGCGCCGGACATACCGAGCTGTTGATTTCTCTGGGACGCGGAAAAGGCGCGTAGCGTGCCACCTGGCTCAGCGTATCATGCGGCAGCCGCGAGGTGACCAGATGGTAGAGCAGCACTCCCAGGCTGTAGATGTCGGCCTTGAAGACCTGCTCCTTGTTCTTTCCGCGCAGCGTGATGCCGGCAACTTCCGGTGCGGAGTATAGGATCGTGCCTCCGTTCTCCCTGGTCCGCGCATACATGTCCTCCGGCAAGACGCTGCTGCCGAAGTCGGTGACCTTGGCCCGATCTCCGGCAATCAGCACATTCTGCGGTTTGATGTCGCCGTGCGACATACCGAGGTCGTGTAGGTAACGAACGCCGTCGAGTACCTGCAGGTACAGCGACAACAGCCTGGCATAGCTTGTAACGAAGCCTTGGTCGCCTTCGTCCAGCAAACGGGCCAGCGTATCGCTGGGAAAGTACTCCATCTCGATCACATACCATTCACGCTCCGGCGGGACTCGGTCCATCCAATAAACCCGCACGACGTTCGGATGGGCGTCGAGGCCAATCAGCCGCTTTCCTTCGGCCAAATCTTCGTTTTTCGCGCCCTGTTCGCGGGGAATCTTGACGGCTACAATCTCGCTGTCTTCCAGCCGCTGCGCGCTCCACACCGTGCCGTGCGTGCCTTCCCCCAAGCATTCCATCAGTTCATAGCGATCACCCAGGCGTCGGTCGGCCCGCGGAATGAAAAAGCGATTGCGTTGGCTCATTCGGTCCCTCGCTCGATCATTTGCCAGAGTCGCCACGTGCCATCGGCCGTTTGCCGCAACACGGTTTGGAAGATCAGCAATCGACAGCTCGAACTGCCGGCGACGCGTTCCTTGGCGGCAGTTTCGAACCCGCTGCGCACGCGCTCTTTCATCGCCCGATGATCGGGAAGCGTGGCCACGCTCTTCGTCCAGTAGGCAAGCACGAGCGCGCCGGCCGCTTGTTCCCAGCGGTGATGTGCCAGCAGCAAGTTGCTCACCTTCGCCATCAGCTTGCCTTCATCGATCGCACCGGCGTACCGCTCGAACTCAACGAGCACGCTGGGACGGACTGAATCTCTGCTGTACCAGGCCGAATCGCTCCGCACGTCAAGGCCGACATGCGCATAAGCTCCGCGAAGCGGCGGCGGCATTTCAACAAATGCCTGATAGCCCAATCGCTGCCCCAGCGAGGTCCAATAGGTCACGCCGGCACTATGCAGCGTGCATGAATAATCGGCGAGCCCGCGGTCGGTCCACAACGGCAGCACCTCGCGCGCAACCGCCAGCGACGCACACTCTTCGGTCAACCGTCTTCGCAGCTCGTCAATCACCAAATCGCCCCCACACCTTCAGCACGTCGGGTGATTCCCCGCCATGAATCAGCGCCTTGGCGCCGATTTTCACTAGCAAGGGCGCCGCGATCGAACGGCCGAAAATCAGCGCCTCTCCGGTTGAAAGGCTGGGCAACTCATCCAGGTCGGCCTGGCTTACCATGTCGGACGTCTTGGCAATGAACCGCTGGTCGTCGGGATTCTTCAGCCGCATCGTAATCAAGGTGTTGCACTGCGAGGTAACGTCGGGATCGAGCTTCGACGGCCGCTGGCTGACGATGGCAAATCCGACACCAAACTTGCGTCCCTCACTGGCAATCTTCTTGATGATCCGATGACTCACGGCGCTTTCGCCCGCCGGCGCAAAGTTGTGCCCTTCTTCGTAGACCAAAAAGGCCGGCCGAATCGGGTCGGTCTTGCTCGACGCCGCCTGCAAAATCTCGCTGGAGATCAGGGCCGTGACAATCTGCTTGGCCGTATCGCTCAGCCCTTGCAGGTCGACCACCGCCAGCCGTCCCTTTCGCTCCGACGGCCGCCCGACCATCTGGTAAATGTCGGTCGGCGCCGCCAGCGCCGCCGAATAGAATGCCTGCGCCTCGGCGAGCACGCGCGCCAGCTTCAGCGATGCGACTGCGGCACTGCGGCCGTTGAGCGCGGTCGCTTCGGCCTGGCTCAACTGGTCCCATTCCTTCAGCTCTTCGAGTCCGTCGCCCAGCAGGTGCCGCAGCCGATTGATGTCACGCGGTTCCGTCTTGTCGATCAGCCGCCAATACCGAATGGCGACGTCGAGCACGCGTTGTTGCGGCTCGGTCAGTCCCGGCAGGATTTCGCTGATATCGTCCATTTCGAAATGGTCGAATTGCAAGGCCAGCTCCCGATTGACCCCCGCGTATTTGTGCCGGAACGAGGCATGTTGCGGCGTGAACGCGGCGATCCCCGCACCCGCTTCCGCCAGGCGGCGAAACATCTGCTGAATCTCGGGAATCCGCCGCTGATCGCGCACGTCGTCGATCGCGTCGGCGTCGGTGTTGAAATTCAGCTTGCCTGCTTGCAACGCACGGCCGTACTCACCGTGCGGATCGAACACCACCACGCTGCCGTTGTGCAGCGCCACCAGCCGCTCGATGATTCGACCCACCGTGTACGATTTGCCGGCGCCCGTCATCGCCAACACGGCCAAGTGCTCGGTGACCAGCCGGTTGATATCAAGGAATACCGGCACGACGTTCTCGCCGCGGTCATAGCCCACCAGATTTCCAATGTGCAGGCCCGTCTGCTCGTCGAACTCGTAGAATTTACTGAGAAAGTGATAATCGACCGTCTGCACCTTGGCGCCCGGATCGAGCGGCCGCCGTGGAATGCGGATTTGACCGGTCGTCGGGTCGTTGAAACCGACCAGCTCGATGCGGCCCAACACGCTCTCGCCGGTCACACGTGCACCAGGCATCAACTCCAATTCGGTTACCGAGTTCCCCATGCCGGCGTCATAGAGAGCGTTCGTGCGCGCGATGCTCACGATTCGCCCCAGCACGTCGCACGACGGCTCGTCCGGCCGCTCTTGATGCGAAACGCGCACAAACTCGCCGCGGCGGCCCGCCATCGAAGAGGTCATGACCATTGTCAATCTCGCGGGGTCGCCCGTATTGCCCACCAGCTTGCCCAACACCTGATGTTTCATTGATTGCTTCCTGTCGATGTTCAATTCAGCTCATCCAGCTCCGAGAGCCAGACGTCTTCGATCTCTTTACTCTTCATCTCCTCGTGCAGGCAGTGCCGATAGTGCTTGAGAAAGCCGTCGAGCGCGTTCAGTTCTCGCTCCGCCAATTGCACCGGCAATGGCCACGCCTGGCGGCCGGCGACTACCGTCAGCGCCATCACCGCGCCTACCAGGCGATCGAGGTCCGCCGCTTTCCAGCCGGGCTCGTCGCCGACAAGTTCGAGCAGCCTGGCCGGCGTGCCAGGGCCGGCCGCATAGTGCAAACCGATCACTCCGGCGGCCATGACAGTCTCCGGTTCCATGCGCGGCGTCTGGGTGCTCATGCGAAAGGCCGCGGTGCGGGTAAAGCTGCCCAAAATGCCGTGGATAAAACGCCGCTCGCCGATGCCCGAGATGGCCTTTTCGGCCCCGTAAAGGTCCCGCAGCACCTCTTGGTCGAGCTCGTCGACGTGCAACACGTGCCGGCAGCCTTCCTCCGTGCGCAGATCCTGCTGTGCGACCGCGATGATGGCCCCATAGCGCTCCGACGCGATGCCGGCAAGCATGGGGCCTTTCGGATTCCAGGGAAACAACCGCTCGCGATGCTGCTGCCAGAACTGCTCGATGGCCGAGAGTGTCTCGTTATACAGCGCGCGATAGCCCGAATAACGCTCCTTGTTTGGCGCCTCCATACTGCGGTTGAGCAACAGCGGACAGTCGACCAGAATCGCATCGAGCGGCTCCGCCGACTTCAAAGCCCGGTCGGCCAGCTCATACGCCTGTCGCACTCCCATGAGCTGAAATCGCTTCGCCTGGTCTTCATAATCGATGTCGTCGATGTGGCAGGAACTGTCCTGACCGCACGTGGAAACCACGTTGTCTTGTACGGCGATATCCATACGGCAGGCGGCCGCGGCATAAAGGTAACCGCCCGCCACGCGCTTTGTGCCGGCCCGCGTGGCGATGCCCGCCACCCGGATCGACAGCGGCTTGGGCCGATCGACCGACCGCACCAGCCTGGACTTCACAAACAAGGGCGCGACTCGTTCCAGGTCGCGAATCTGCTTCAACAACCGCCCGGCGGTGCCGGGCAGGTGTACCTGCGTCTGCACCGCCAATGTTTGTGACAGCGATCTGGATCGCTCGCCTTGATTTTCACTCATCCGCGTTTTGCCTCCATCGCTTCGGCGTAGACCGCATAGGGGCTCGAAAGCAGGAGCCCGCGGCCGGCGGCCGTCAATTGAGCTCCACGCATCAATCCCGCCTCTTCCAGCTCATGCATCCGCTCAACGGCAACTGCTTGGGGCAGGCCCAACACCGGCGACTCGGCCAGCGATACGAGTGCCGCCTCACGGCTCTCATAGTCTCCGTGGCACAAATGCAGCATGATCGCGAAATGATCGGCGGTGGGCGTAAATCTGCTGATTTCGCTCTCGTCGTCCGCCGGGGCAGGCTCGCCCGCCAACTGGTGCAAATCGGTCAGCCACTCCGCCAATGCCTTGCGGTGATCGAGCACCGTAAGCGACCAGATCGGCAACGTCGTCAGGGCGAATACGCCGGAATGCGGATGTTTCTTATAGATGGCCGTATTGATGACGGTGTCTTTCCAGACTGCACCGAGGTGCGCCGGCGTCTGCAACGTGCCGGCCAGGCCGTAACGGACTTCGGCGCCGAGCAGCCTGGGCAACCCGCGGGCCTCGGTCGCGTCGATCTTGTTCTGGCGAACGATGCGCCACGATGTCGGTACGCTTGATTCTTGCAACCGAAAAGGCGGCACCATAACGAGCGTTCGCCCCGAGGGCGCCGCCCACTCGGCCCACTCAGCCTGTCCCTCGACCGTCCGGTCCTGGAATTCGGTGCCAAAGGCCAAACAGACTCCCCATGCGGTCGGCGGCTCCGCGGCGCGTGCGGCCCCGAGGGCTTCCGCCAACACGTCGCCACGCGAATGCTCGGCAAGCTGACCGATAAGCCAAACGGAACAGTTCATTCCTGGCCGCCTCCCAAGCGATAGGTGACGCGAAGGTAGTTGTTATCGACCAGCCGCTGCACTTGGTCGCCAGCGAGCGCCGGCGTCCGGCCGGCGGCCAGCTCTTCAACGATTGCCCGCCAAGTGGCGAACGAAATGCCGGCCCCGTCGAGCAACGGTTCTCCCTTGGCCGTCCATTCGGCACACCGGCCAGCCACAAGCTGCCGGGCCGCATGCAGGCTGCCGGCGGCTTCCAAGTCTGCTACGTCGAGCGGCTTTTCGCTCACTTGGCCCTTAACCTGGCGCAAGGCGTTAAACCCTTGTTCGATCGACTGCAACTCGTCGTTCTCCAGCAGGCGCCGCCGATAATCCTGCTCGGCGTTCTCCAGCGTCGTTACCTGACCGGCCAGCATGGCCAGCGCGCGCTTCGGCTCGACCAGCAGTTTTTTCGTCTCCTCCATCAACGGTTGGAAATTGCCCAACCGCGACGTGCCGTCGTGCTCCGAAATCAAGTCTTCAATATCGGCCGCCAGCGTCTCGGTGATCGTCCGTTCGATCAACGGCGGCCTCGCTCGCAGCTCGTCAAGCCCCGGCAACGATGTCGGATACTTGAAATCGTCGGGCGCATCGGCCAATACCGCGGCAAGCCGGTTCAACCGCACCGTCAGGTCCTCAAGCAGCTTGCGCTGCGCTTCATAGTTTCGTTTGAGCTCGCGAAAGCCGCCGGCGATGCTGCCGTTGATGTCGGCCAGCGGAAGATCGTGGTCCGAATCCAATGGCACGCCCACCTCGGCGGCCAATTGGCCCAAGCGGTCGGCGGCCTGCGCCACTTTCAAGTCCCTCAGGGCCTGCCCCAACGTGCCTGGCGATAGATACTGCGCCTTTTGCGTATCGCCCTCGGCCGGCCGTTCTCCGATCGAGCCCTCCAGAATATTTGCAATCTTCGCGAGCGAGCGCACAAACACCTGCACCGGAAAGCCGGCGATCGACTCCACATCCTTGCGCATCTCCTCGGCGACCTGCGCGGACCGCTTTTTGATCCGGTCGCGGCCCTTGAGCACGAAATCGACAAACAGATCGGCCTGCCGAATGCGCTTCCAGAGCGGCACCCCGTCGGCCTCGAAGTTGAGCGTGCGAATGCTGTCGTCGTAGGTCAGCCGCTTATACTCGTCGGCCGAATAGACATGCTCCGTCTTCTCGCGTGCCGCCAGGCGCGAGCGCGCGCAATCGACAAACAGGTCGCGCTTTTCGGCTTCGCTCTGGGCGTCGTTCCAACTCGGCTCCGCGGCCGCGAGCCGGCTCAGGCAGCTTTGCGCGATGTCGAGTTGCTCCTTCGCCAGCAAGGTCTTGGTGCCGGGCGTGCTCTCGCCCAGCGGCGCAAAATACTCGCCCACCTTGCCCGGCCCAAACACCGACTTCATCCGCTTGACGATCTTGGGATACTCGTCGTTCAACCAATTTCGCGCTTCGGCCAGCGCGCCTTCCAGCGCGGCGCGTGGCACGAGCGCATAACGCTTGTCGGTCCGCCTCGACCCGCTCGCGGTTTCTTCGGCAAAGCCGAGCGTGCAG
This genomic window contains:
- the rny gene encoding ribonuclease Y yields the protein MIGTPGIIILIVATFAASVLLLKGYDYLRQKDAETRARETVEKADREIDARRREAELEIKETAILQRAEGEKEMSVLRQELHERERLLDKRQDALEQQADQLRKQEKMVENNQRKLADRIEETTRRQDELGKLLEEQRRALHHISALSQEEATRRLLSMLDAELQHKSGAIIMRHEKQMADICEEKSREILLTALQRYAAAHTAESTTSTVDIPNDDMKGRIIGREGRNIRAFEKATGVDVIIDDTPGVVIVSGFDMVRREVARIALAKLIADGRIHPSRIEEVVVATQAELEQHLQKLGQEAAHEADVPGLHERVIHLLGRLRFRTSYSQNVLRHSIEVAFLTGMLAEEIGLDPRLARRCGLLHDIGKAADHEAEGGHPKIGADLLKRYGEGPEVVHAALGHHDDLRLENPYTVLVAAADACSASRPGARRETLERYIKRMEELETIAGGFPGVEQAFAIQAGRELRVLVRSKDTTDASAAKICFDIAKAFEDQLTYPGEIKVTVLRESRFTEIAH
- a CDS encoding serine/threonine-protein kinase, whose translation is MSQRNRFFIPRADRRLGDRYELMECLGEGTHGTVWSAQRLEDSEIVAVKIPREQGAKNEDLAEGKRLIGLDAHPNVVRVYWMDRVPPEREWYVIEMEYFPSDTLARLLDEGDQGFVTSYARLLSLYLQVLDGVRYLHDLGMSHGDIKPQNVLIAGDRAKVTDFGSSVLPEDMYARTRENGGTILYSAPEVAGITLRGKNKEQVFKADIYSLGVLLYHLVTSRLPHDTLSQVARYAPFPRPREINSSVCPALEEVILRAMARDPNDRWTSVGELIRATEKARRAQLDYVAEKTHSVFKRAVADWSSDVVGYLEKSDYKSAENAARLEFEASGDAHAFLMMLNAAARDGRYFDCLKYLDENPRLVETPSTVQRDIKQLALKCCLETRNVDRAERLLNQMIAEEGETPDLLFKRASILGLQARFNEACEVLLQLNRDFPGRPAILRRLVTVYEQLRDLGKASAFLKAYRKKAEADEWAVEKSERFAALGYR
- a CDS encoding TIGR00282 family metallophosphoesterase; the encoded protein is MRLLLIGDIVGKPGRQIVVQAVRGLIEREHLDLVVCNAENIAGGSGITPELYRELIAAGVDGITLGDHIYRRREINPVLESAGNIVKPANFPPTAPGREFMILPARNGVSVAVVSLLGRVFMRPVDCPWAAADRVLAQLPAEVKVILVDFHAEATSDKQVMGRYLDGRVSAVLGTHTHVPTADEQILPGGTAFQCDVGMTGPHESILGRRIDRVMETTRTFNPTHFDVATGDVRLNGSIVDVDPATGRALAIQRLCFKGEI
- a CDS encoding ATP-binding protein; amino-acid sequence: MKHQVLGKLVGNTGDPARLTMVMTSSMAGRRGEFVRVSHQERPDEPSCDVLGRIVSIARTNALYDAGMGNSVTELELMPGARVTGESVLGRIELVGFNDPTTGQIRIPRRPLDPGAKVQTVDYHFLSKFYEFDEQTGLHIGNLVGYDRGENVVPVFLDINRLVTEHLAVLAMTGAGKSYTVGRIIERLVALHNGSVVVFDPHGEYGRALQAGKLNFNTDADAIDDVRDQRRIPEIQQMFRRLAEAGAGIAAFTPQHASFRHKYAGVNRELALQFDHFEMDDISEILPGLTEPQQRVLDVAIRYWRLIDKTEPRDINRLRHLLGDGLEELKEWDQLSQAEATALNGRSAAVASLKLARVLAEAQAFYSAALAAPTDIYQMVGRPSERKGRLAVVDLQGLSDTAKQIVTALISSEILQAASSKTDPIRPAFLVYEEGHNFAPAGESAVSHRIIKKIASEGRKFGVGFAIVSQRPSKLDPDVTSQCNTLITMRLKNPDDQRFIAKTSDMVSQADLDELPSLSTGEALIFGRSIAAPLLVKIGAKALIHGGESPDVLKVWGRFGD